A part of Aspergillus flavus chromosome 1, complete sequence genomic DNA contains:
- a CDS encoding 60S ribosomal protein uL11, with the protein MPPKFDPNEVKIIHLRVTGGEVGAQSALAPKIGPLGLSPKKIGEDIAKNTGDWKGLRVTVRLTIQNRQAAISVVPSASSLVIKALKEPPRDRKKEKNIKHNKSVPLDEIIEIARKMRHRSLAKELQGTVLEILGTAFSVGCQVDGRSPKDISDEIKAGEIDIPSE; encoded by the exons ATGC CTCCCAAGTTCGACCCCAATGAGGTGAAGATCATTCACCTGCGAGTGACTGGTGGTGAGGTCGGAGCCCAGTCTGCTCTGGCTCCCAAGATCGGTCCTCTCGGTCTGTCCCCCAAGAAGATCGGTGAAGATATCGCCAAGAACACCGGTGACTGGAAGGGTCTGCGTGTTACCGTCAGACTCACCATCCAGAACCGTCAGGCCGCCATCTCCGTTGTGCCTTCCGCCTCTTCTCTGGTCATCAAGGCCCTCAAGGAGCCTCCTCGTGACCgtaagaaggagaagaacatCAAGCACAACAAGTCCGTTCCTCTTGACGAGATCATTGAGATCGCTCGCAAGATGCGCCACAGGTCTTTGGCCAAGGAGCTTCAGGGTACCGTCCTTGAGATCCTCGGTACCGCTTTCTCTGTTGGTTGCCAGGTTGATGGCCGCAGCCCCAAGGATATCAGCGATGAGATCAAGGCTGGCGAGATTGACA TCCCCTCTGAGTAA
- a CDS encoding putative glycosyl hydrolase (hypothetical protein AOR_1_1338174) — protein sequence MLYAEDDKLIFRFDDHLLWIQSWGENAFRVRATKLSSIPTEDWALSTKPSASEPVIETPEGKEASIYNGKIKAVVSQRGKIIIYDSKGNKLLEEYARHRRDPKDPKCSALEVEARELRGILGGDFHLTMRFESLDPKEKIFGMGQYQQPSLNLKGADVELAHRNSQASVPFAVSSLGYGFLWNNPGIGRAVFGTNTMSFEAYSTKALDYWVVAGDTPAEIEEAYAKVTGYVPMMPEYGLGFWQCKLRYWNQEQLLNVAREYKRRQVPLDLIVIDFFHWKHQGDWSFDPEFWPDPDAMIKELKELNVELMVSIWPTVETTSVNYKEMLERGLLIRHDRGLRIAMQCDGDITHFDATNPEAQKFIWQTAKKNYYDKGIKVFWLDEAEPEYSIYDFDIYRYHAGPNMQIGNIFPKEYARAFYEGMEAEGQKNIVNLLRCAWAGSQKYGALVWSGDIASSWSSFRNQLAAGLNMGLAGIPWWTTDIGGFHGGNPDDPAFRELFTRWFQWGTFCPVMRLHGDREPKPEGQPTASGSDNEVWSYGEEIYEICKKYINIREELRDYTRSLMKEAHEKGSPVIRTLFYEFPEDKAAWDIETEYMFGSKYLVVPVLEAGQRKITAYLPSGASWKSWGEDEVYEGGKTVEVACPIETMPVFVKA from the exons ATGCTCTATGCCGAAGACGACAAGCTCATCTTTCGCTTCGATGACCATCTCCTCTGGATTCAGTCATGGGGCGAGAACGCATTCAGAGTGAGGGCTACGAAGCTCTCATCAATACCCACCGAAGACTGGGCGCTATCCACAAAGCCCAGCGCAAGTGAGCCCGTCATCGAGACACcagaaggcaaagaagcgAGCATCTACAACGGCAAAATCAAAGCCGTCGTCTCCCAGCGCggcaagatcatcatctACGATTCCAAGGGAAACAAGCTCCTGGAGGAATACGCTCGCCATCGCCGTGATCCCAAAGACCCGAAATGCAGCGCCTTAGAGGTCGAAGCTCGCGAACTGCGAGGAATCCTAGGGGGCGATTTCCACCTCACCATGCGATTCGAGTCCCTTGACCCGAAGGAAAAGATCTTCGGAATGGGTCAATACCAACAGCCATCCTTGAATCTTAAGGGTGCTGATGTCGAACTGGCTCATCGAAACTCTCAGGCCAGTGTTCCCTTTGCGGTCTCCTCCCTCGGATACGGCTTCTTGTGGAATAACCCTGGTATTGGACGGGCGGTTTTTGGGACGAATACGATGAGTTTCGAGGCATATTCTACCAAGGCGCTGGACTACTGGGTCGTCGCAGGTGACACGCCGGCGGAGATTGAGGAGGCGTATGCGAAGGTGACTGGCTACGTTCCGATGATGCCGGAGTACGGCTTAGGGTTCTGGCAATGCAAGCTCCGGTACTGGAATCAGGAGCAGCTGCTTAATGTGGCGAGGGAATATAAACGACGACAGGTCCCACTGGACCTGATTGTCATTGACTTTTTCCACTGGAAACATCAAGGCGACTGGAGCTTTGATCCTGAATTCTGGCCCGATCCTG ATGCCATGATCAAAGAACTCAAGGAACTAAACGTGGAACTAATGGTCTCCATCTGGCCTACCGTCGAGACCACATCCGTAAACTACAAAGAGATGCTCGAGCGAGGCCTCCTAATCCGCCACGATCGCGGCCTACGAATCGCCATGCAATGCGACGGCGACATCACGCATTTCGACGCCACAAACCCCGAAGCCCAGAAATTCATCTGGCAAACCGCAAAGAAGAACTACTACGACAAAGGCATCAAGGTCTTCTGGCTAGACGAAGCGGAGCCCGAATACAGCATCTACGATTTCGACATATATCGCTACCACGCCGGCCCCAACATGCAGATCGGCAACATCTTCCCCAAAGAGTATGCACGGGCGTTCTACGAAGGCATGGAGGCCGAGGGCCAAAAGAACATCGTGAACCTGCTCCGTTGTGCCTGGGCCGGCAGCCAGAAATATGGTGCTCTGGTCTGGAGCGGCGACATTGCGTCCTCCTGGAGCTCGTTCCGCAATCAACTGGCTGCTGGGCTGAATATGGGATTAGCTGGGATCCCTTGGTGGACGACGGATATCGGCGGTTTCCACGGCGGTAACCCGGATGACCCTGCTTTCAGGGAGCTTTTCACTCGGTGGTTCCAATGGGGGACGTTCTGTCCGGTGATGCGTCTGCATGGGGACCGCGAACCGAAGCCGGAAGGACAGCCTACTGCGTCGGGATCTGACAATGAGGTTTGGTCCTATGGAGAGGAGATCTACGAGATCTGCAAGAAGTACATTAACATTCGTGAAGAGCTCAGAGACTATACTAGGAGCTTGATGAAAGAAGCCCATGAGAAGGGCTCCCCGGTGATCCGGACGTTGTTCTATGAGTTCCCGGAGGACAAGGCCGCATGGGATATCGAGACAGAGTACATGTTTGGCTCTAAGTATCTTGTAGTCCCGGTGCTTGAGGCAGGACAACGGAAGATCACTGCTTATTTGCCATCAGGGGCTTCATGGAAATCATGGGGTGAAGACGAGGTCTACGAGGGAGGCAAGACGGTCGAGGTTGCTTGCCCGATTGAGACAATGCCTGTTTTCGTCAAGGCGTAG
- a CDS encoding uncharacterized protein (Protein transport protein sec23), whose amino-acid sequence MDYEALKDQWSDVEDRDGIRLSWNTFPSSRMEASRLVVPIGAVYTPLKDKPDSPLLQYEPVTCKAPCRAVLNPYANVDVRARIWICPFCLMRNPLPPHYKDITESTIPPELHPLSTTIEYQLARPAPTPPIFVYVVDTCQEEDSLKALKDTLVMSLSLLPANALVGLITYGTMAQVHELGYTECAKSYVFRGSKEYAAKQVQEMLGLLSAGVRPNMPQQPARPPLGPAARFLLPVQQAEFQITNVLEQLQRDPWPVANDKRPLRCTGVALSVAVGLLETSFQNAGGRIMVFTSGPATEGPGHVVGPELKEPMRSHHDIDRDNIKYYKKAVKFYDAMAKRAANNGHIVDVFAGCLDQVGLLEMKNLVNYTGGHMLLTDSFTSSQFKQSFVRIFDKDANDNLLMGFNASLEVLTTKELKVTGLIGHAVSLNKKSSSVGETECGIGNTCAWKMCGIDPSSSYGVYFEIANQGGPAAVQPGPQRGMMQFLTYYQHSSGHYHLRVTTVARNLSGPAGDPTLAQSFDQEAAAVLMARIAVFKAEVDDGPDVLRWVDRMLIRLCSRFADYRKDDPTSFRLEKNFTLYPQFMFHLRRSQFLQFFNNSPDETAFYRHVLNHEDVGDSLVMIQPTLDSYSLEHEGSQPVLLDSASIQPSHILLLDTFFHILIFHGETIAEWRKAGYQDQEGYENLKALLEQPKEDARELISDRFPLPRFIVCDAGGSQARFLLSKLNPSTTHTTGGYGGGVTSQTIFTDDVSLQTFMDHLMKLAVSGTS is encoded by the exons ATGGACTACGAAGCGTTGAAGGACCAATGGAGTGATGTCGAGGACCGCGATGGCATCAGACTGAGCTGGAATACGTTTCCAAGCTCACGCATG GAAGCATCTCGGCTGGTCGTCCCCATTGGTGCTGTGTACACTCCGCTCAAGGACAAGCCAGACTCTCCATTGCTGCAATATGAACCGGTGACCTGCAAAGCACCTTGCCGGGCCGTTCTGAATCCTTATGC CAACGTTGATGTCCGTGCCCGGATCTGGATATGTCCATTCTGCCTGATGCGCAACCCCCTCCCCCCTCACTACAAGGATATCACCGAGAGCACGATACCGCCGGAGCTTCATCCTTTAAGCACGACTATCGAGTACCAATTGGCGCGCCCCGCCCCTACCCCTCCTATTTTTGTATACGTTGTCGATACTTGCCAGGAGGAGGACAGCttgaaggccttgaaggatACTCTGGTGATGAGCTTGTCTCTGCTGCCAGCAAATGCGCTAGTGGGGTTGATCACATATGGTACTATG GCCCAAGTCCACGAGTTAGGCTACACCGAATGCGCCAAATCATATGTGTTCCGAGGCAGCAAAGAATATGCCGCTAAGCAAGTCCAGGAAATGCTTGGTCTTCTCTCTGCTGGAGTGCGTCCGAACATGCCTCAACAACCGGCTCGTCCGCCTCTTGGCCCCGCCGCACGATTCCTTCTTCCTGTCCAGCAGGCCGAGTTCCAGATTACCAACGTTCTTGAGCAGCTTCAGCGTGACCCTTGGCCCGTTGCGAACGACAAGCGTCCTCTGAGATGCACGGGTGTTGCTCTTAGCGTTGCAGTCGGCTTGCTTGAGACCTCCTTCCAGAATGCCGGTGGTCGCATCATGGTTTTCACCAGCGGCCCGGCAACCGAGGGCCCAGGTCATGTTGTTGGACCCGAACTTAAGGAACCTATGCGTTCTCATCACGATATTGATCGGGATAACATCAAATACTACAAGAAAGCCGTTAAG TTCTACGACGCCATGGCTAAGCGTGCTGCCAACAATGGACATATTGTGGATGTCTTTGCGGGATGTCTCGATCAAGTTGGTCttctggagatgaagaacctTGTCAACTACACTGGCGGTCATATGCTCCTTACAGATAGCTTCACGTCCTCACAATTCAAGCAATCCTTCGTTAGGATCTTCGACAAGGATGCCAATGACAACTTGCTGATGGGCTTCAACGCATCCCTTGAAGTCCTCACTACTAAGGAGCTCAAGGTCACAGGGCTTATTGGCCACGCCGTATCTTTGAATAAGAAGTCCAGTTCCGTCGGTGAAACAGAGTGCGGTATCGGCAATACGTGTGCCTGGAAGATGTGCGGTATTGATCCTTCTTCAAGCTACGGTGTTTACTTTGAAATCGCGAACCAAGGCGGGCCTGCGGCAGTGCAGCCGGGTCCTCAGAGAGGAATGATGCAATTCCTTACATACTACCAGCATTCTTCTGGTCACTATCATCTGCGTGTCACAACTGTCGCGCGCAACTTGAGTGGACCAGCTGGAGACCCTACGCTGGCACAATCTTTCGACCAGGAAGCCGCTGCAGTTCTGATGGCACGTATTGCAGTCTTCAAGGCAGAGGTCGATGATGGTCCCGATGTCCTTAGATGGGTTGACCGGATGCTCATCAGGCTCTGCTCCCGCTTTGCGGATTACAGAAAGGACGACCCAACTTCATTCCGACTTGAGAAGAATTTCACGCTTTATCCGCAGTTCATGTTCCATCTCCGCAGAAGCCAGTTCTTGCAGTTCTTCAATAACTCCCCTGATGAGACAGCCTTCTACAGACACGTTCTTAACCATGAGGATGTTGGTGACTCCCTTGTCATGATCCAGCCGACCCTGGATTCATACTCCCTGGAACATGAAGGCAGCCAGCCGGTCCTTCTTGATTCGGCTTCTATCCAGCCTTCCCACATTCTTCTGCTTGAtactttcttccatatccTTATTTTCCACGGTGAAACCATCGCAGAATGGAGAAAGGCTGGctaccaagaccaagaaggcTATGAGAACTTGAAGGCTCTTCTTGAGCAACCCAAAGAGGACGCTAGA GAACTTATTTCGGATCGCTTCCCACTGCCTCGTTTCATTGTTTGTGATGCTGGCGGCTCTCAGGCACGTTTCCTTTTGTCGAAGCTGAACCCATCTACCACACACACAACAGGAGgatatggtggtggtgtgaCATCGCAAACCATCTTCACCGACGATGTTTCATTGCAGACATTTATGGACCATTTGATGAA GCTTGCGGTTTCAGGAACCAGCTAG
- the flbD gene encoding MYB family conidiophore development protein FlbD (unnamed protein product) — MAPTHRRGPWVPEEDQLLLQLVREQGPNNWVRISQHMHYRSPKQCRERFHQNLKPSLNREPISADEGLMIERMVNEMGKRWAEIARRLGNRSDNAVKNWWNGSMNRKRRGLPTSSTTHISRTFNGRIEAPYARASVSLSSPTSRSRFTSISTDRPLTSWSRRDSTSTTSLDGPRQLTPIYTLPALNRPVETPLTSPAYSEASHTPSLEPPSMVSDHNSVSSASPRTVSSPQLLPFPVDTRQQYGEFRKQSSLEDVYIWSSSKKSDNFADLPFKPRWVSDNQPWSQHSTSLSQTWLVAPEESHPEAPKAESPRDSRMGLNNLLN; from the coding sequence ATGGCACCTACTCACCGCCGTGGACCTTGGGTCCCTGAAGAGGATCAATTGCTACTTCAGTTGGTTCGGGAACAAGGCCCCAACAACTGGGTGCGCATTTCGCAGCACATGCACTACCGGTCTCCCAAGCAATGCCGGGAACGATTCCACCAGAATCTGAAGCCATCTTTGAACCGTGAGCCTATCTCCGCGGATGAGGGTCTGATGATTGAGCGGATGGTGAACGAAATGGGCAAGCGGTGGGCCGAAATTGCCCGACGACTCGGCAATCGCAGCGACAATGCAGTGAAGAACTGGTGGAACGGCAGTATGAACCGCAAGAGGAGAGGCCTCCCCACTTCGAGCACCACGCACATCTCACGCACTTTCAATGGTCGGATTGAAGCCCCATATGCGCGCGCCTCTGTGTCTTTGAGCAGCCCAACCAGCCGGTCTCGCTTTACTTCTATCTCGACCGATAGACCTCTTACTTCCTGGTCGAGACGGGACTCCACCTCGACTACTTCCCTCGACGGCCCTCGCCAACTAACGCCTATCTACACTCTCCCCGCTCTCAACCGCCCAGTCGAGACGCCTTTGACCTCGCCTGCTTACTCGGAGGCTTCTCACACTCCCTCCCTTGAGCCTCCATCCATGGTCTCGGACCACAATTCAGTTTCCTCCGCCTCCCCTAGGACCGTCTCATCGCCACAGCTCCTGCCATTCCCCGTGGACACCCGCCAACAATACGGCGAGTTCCGCAAGCAGAGCTCATTGGAAGATGTCTACATATGGTCAAGCTCGAAGAAGTCCGACAACTTTGCCGATCTGCCCTTCAAACCCAGATGGGTCTCGGACAACCAGCCTTGGAGCCAACACTCAACCTCGTTGTCGCAGACCTGGCTCGTTGCCCCCGAAGAGTCTCACCCAGAGGCACCCAAAGCCGAATCCCCACGTGATTCGCGCATGGGTCTCAACAACCTGTTGAACTAA
- a CDS encoding O-linked N-acetylglucosamine transferase OGT has translation MLPSVAPFPPVQPHHHMNHYHGADTVDGNHDFDTTPFAATLPHNDLNELSFHSVPRTRLQYHPVQRLDIHDTTGMLLNPKNPGEHALRRKTPNGTLAAGYDGTPGDTTIQPPASKHILVSPLESGQMVTQTGFPMDSWSQLSLEQPSQAKPMNFPPVYKNESSRTNTAPGEMIQGMNGASWVRSLNYVPGIDSMLNQSLPMPGSQQRFYWHNGAYVPTVLPATLQPCLGPTASAGTGPYGPYWPDGVYIPYRPAAFREPRYNSPNPFAKPVNPSGLQFFDAGQQPFNHNPVPSGSHTDLGSTWSATPLGIVSHDPSVKNNFPPRHSDQKALDTSQRTLPYHTRPSNAGSAFSSRQPGNEAYSPWSGASSGHGFQGAGSTANSRAANVEFKEKVLSWAHGVYVDLLASIHQARRNSISNAGGDPQSQRFLKPSIYPKPPRQPGLDFSQVNAPEVGRHNSYPSSQYDHRTKNIINHTPQTDSHSGFQTHQHRHRPSLHHFQQSDTQMLDRLRHTGRFTVPAVSPFPAAPFGSENSPLANARTALDMLSPLCSESGWEWIDGMLLGGCLAYGLGDYPKAMRWYSRIIARDPQHVEAISNLAATLLALDRREEALNHWLRAVKLRPSFFEAVEHLIGLLCSSHRGKEAVNIIEFVQKSLRFPKNGDCFTADEHASETESDAESGASSASDLGSYEKASFDYDDDLNRSVFTNKRSAETGSTGFGTSGYAIPGCDNGRMLALVHAKGNMLYALGDNAGAAAAFEDAILIAAGRRRHGIQSLIKQIFAAFSYGSRHDYPAPSEQHSSNETILLYPDKALQTSKLVFPSCGTPPGIKFVGEGLARKAAISTTSNSLLSLAKIYQDGMSSISSGGMPRAAPGVRDILALYYLSLSLQPSPSTANNVGILLAGIQNNAAKGLPRSSGEMQHPEIPGVVFGSGVSLALAYYNYGLHLDSRHAHLYTNLGSLLKDIGQLQAAIRMYEQAVQCDSNFDIALANLANAVKDAGRVNEAITYYKRAVKVNPEFAEAVCGLANALNSVCNWVGRGGIANGHGFRDRWHVNEQGMLRDAYSVDTGAGWIKRVVDIVDRQLKEGETWGRGLLTPNTIEQLCAQLAPALGNRRFAPGSLNTILQSWAGQKWEGSRIVKLVERAIRAITWQWYQDLYVLRKEYPLSKYRRPQLPPGLSAPNAPTVLPFHTFTCPLSAKQIRQISQRNGLRISCATLRSPWLPATVYQPPAPPNPYLKVGYVSSDFNNHPLAHLMQSVFGLHNPSRVKAYCYATTASDKSIHRQQIEREAPVFHDASGWSVDRLVKQIVADGIHILINLNGYTRGARNEVFAARPAPIHMSFMGFAGTLGAEWCDYILSDSISIPQETLAPGGRNLSIEDRVLEENHGEDLEDWVYGEKIVFTRATFFCCDHRQSAPDSQDLRLAWEQEREKRWRMRKELFPNLRDDAIILGNFNQLYKIEPTTFRTWLRILARIPNAVLWLLRFPDLGEQNLKETAVAWAGEETASRIIFTDVAPKNTHISRAKILDLFLDTPECNAHTTATDVLWSGTPLLTLPRYKYKMCSRMASSILSSALPDSDDGQKAREELIATSDEDYEEKAIRLCLSLKFEPGSEGRARGRLPDLRKMLFQERWRSKLFDTKRWVHDLEDAYEKVWQRWVNGEEGDIRL, from the exons ATGTTGCCCTCAGTAGCACCTTTCCCGCCAGTTCAACCACATCATCATATGAATCATTATCATGGGGCTGACACAGTTGATGGAAATCACGACTTTGACACGACGCCCTTCGCCGCCACGCTCCCTCACAATGACCTGAACGAGCTCTCTTTCCACTCGGTTCCCCGCACCCGACTACAGTATCATCCAGTGCAGCGCCTCGATATTCACGACACGACTGGCATGTTACTCAACCCGAAGAATCCTGGAGAACATGcactgaggaggaagacacCGAATGGGACTCTTGCGGCTGGTTACGATGGGACGCCGGGGGATACAACAATTCAGCCCCCGGCATCCAAGCATATTCTCGTTTCGCCTCTAGAATCAGGTCAGATGGTAACTCAAACGGGCTTTCCCATGGACTCCTGGTCACAACTCTCCTTGGAACAGCCATCCCAAGCGAAACCGATGAACTTTCCGCCTGTGTACAAAAATGAGTCGAGCCGGACTAACACAGCCCCCGGAGAGATGATTCAGGGTATGAATGGGGCAAGCTGGGTTCGTTCGTTGAATTACGTGCCAGGAATCGACTCGATGCTCAATCAATCGCTTCCGATGCCCGGATCCCAGCAAAGATTCTACTGGCATAACGGCGCCTATGTTCCAACAGTTTTACCAGCAACTCTTCAGCCGTGCCTCGGCCCTACAGCATCGGCGGGTACCGGACCATATGGCCCATATTGGCCCGATGGTGTATATATTCCATATCGTCCTGCGGCCTTTCGAGAGCCCCGGTACAACTCCCCTAATCCTTTCGCGAAACCCGTCAACCCTTCGGGTCTTCAGTTCTTCGATGCAGGGCAGCAACCGTTCAACCATAATCCAGTACCATCAGGCAGTCACACTGATCTAGGCTCAACCTGGAGCGCAACGCCTCTGGGCATTGTCAGTCACGACCCTTCCGTGAAGAACAATTTCCCCCCGCGTCACTCGGATCAGAAGGCCCTCGACACTTCTCAGCGCACATTACCGTACCATACGCGCCCCAGCAATGCAGGTTCTGCCTTCTCATCACGTCAGCCTGGCAACGAAGCTTACTCACCATGGTCGGGCGCCTCTAGTGGACATGGTTTCCAGGGTGCAGGTTCTACAGCTAACTCTCGCGCTGCCAATGTGGAGTTTAAAGAGAAAGTCTTGTCATGGGCCCATGGTGTTTATGTTGATCTTCTAGCTTCGATACATCAGGCTCGGCGGAATAGCATTTCTAATGCCGGTGGTGATCCCCAAAGCCAGCGGTTTTTGAAACCTAGCATATACCCAAAACCACCACGGCAACCAGGACTGGACTTTTCCCAAGTAAACGCACCGGAAGTTGGGCGCCATAACAGTTATCCGTCGAGTCAATATGATCATCGAACGAAAAATATCATTAATCATACACCGCAGACTGACAGCCATTCAGGTTTTCAGACTCATCAGCATCGGCATCGACCTTCGCTTCACCACTTTCAACAGAGTGACACGCAGATGCTCGACAGGTTACGCCACACAGGCCGTTTCACAGTTCCAGCGGTCTCCCCCTTTCCTGCTGCACCTTTTGGCAGCGAGAATTCGCCATTGGCAAACGCTCGCACCGCTTTAGACATGCTTTCTCCACTATGTAGTGAGAGTGGCTGGGAGTGGATTGACGGTATGCTACTTGGTGGTTGTCTTGCCTATGGTCTGGGTGACTACCCGAAAGCTATGAGATGGTATTCAAGAATCATTGCTAGAGATCCGCAACATGTTGAGGCGATATCGAATCTAGCTGCCACTCTTTTGGCACTCGACCGTCGAGAGGAGGCACTGAACCACTGGCTACGTGCTGTGAAACTTCGCCCCAGCTTTTTCGAGGCCGTAGAGCATCTCATTGGTCTCCTGTGTAGCAGCCACCGTGGAAAGGAAGCCGTCAACATTATCGAATTTGTGCAGAAGTCACTTCGCTTTCCAAAGAATGGTGACTGCTTCACGGCCGATGAGCATGCTAGCGAGACGGAGAGTGACGCAGAAAGCGGTGCCTCGAGTGCATCTGATCTCGGCTCATACGAGAAAGCATCTTTCGATTACGATGATGACTTGAATCGATCGGTCTTCACTAATAAGCGGTCTGCAGAAACCGGCTCCACTGGCTTTGGGACGAGCGGATATGCTATCCCGGGCTGCGACAACGGTAGGATGCTGGCTCTTGTTCATGCTAAAGGCAATATGTTATATGCCCTGGGTGATAATGCTGGGGCTGCGGCGGCCTTTGAAGATGCAATCCTGATCGCCGCCGGGAGAAGACGACACGGCATTCAAAGCTTAATAAAGCAGATATTTGCCGCGTTTTCGTATGGATCGCGGCATGACTATCCTGCCCCATCCGAGCAGCATAGCTCGAACGAAACTATTCTCCTATATCCGGACAAGGCTCTGCAGACCTCCAAACTGGTTTTCCCTTCATGTGGGACGCCCCCTGGCATCAAGTTTGTTGGGGAAGGTCTTGCAAGGAAAGCGGCCatatccaccaccagcaaTTCCTTACTCTCCCTGGCAAAGATATACCAGGATGGGATGTCTAGTATCTCCTCCGGGGGCATGCCCAGAGCTGCTCCAGGAGTTCGGGATATACTGGCGCTCTACTACCTTTCACTGTCTCTCCAACCGAGCCCGTCAACCGCAAACAATGTGGGAATTTTGCTTGCCGGCATTCAAAATAACGCAGCTAAAGGGCTACCTCGCTCTAGTGGTGAGATGCAACATCCCGAGATACCTGGTGTGGTCTTTGGCAGTGGAGTGTCTCTGGCCCTGGCATATTATAACTACGGGTTACACCTCGACTCTCGACATGCTCACCTATATACGAATCTTGGCAGCCTACTCAAGGATATTGGTCAGCTTCAGGCTGCTATTCGGATGTATGAGCAGGCTGTTCAGTGTGATAGCAATTTTGACATTGCTCTGGCGAACCTCGCGAATGCAGTTAAAGATGCCGGTCGTGTCAATGAGGCAATCACATATTACAAGCGTGCTGTCAAAGTAAATCCTGAATTCGCAGAGGCAGTCTGCGGACTAGCCAATGCTCTCAATTCTGTCTGCAACTGGGTTGGCCGAGGTGGTATTGCCAACGGGCATGGTTTCCGGGATCGGTGGCATGTCAACGAGCAAGGGATGCTTCGGGACGCTTACAGTGTTGACACAGGTGCTGGTTGGATCAAGCGTGTCGTTGATATTGTCGACCGCCAGCTCAAAGAAGGTGAAACCTGGGGTCGTGGCCTACTAACTCCCAATACAATTGAGCAGTTGTGCGCACAGCTAGCTCCTGCATTGGGCAACCGACGGTTTGCACCTGGATCACTCAATACTATTCTCCAGTCCTGGGCGGGGCAGAAATGGGAAGGCTCGAGAATCGTAAAGCTCGTTGAGCGCGCAATACGAGCGATAACTTGGCAGTGGTATCAGGACCTTTATGTTCTTCGGAAAGAATATCCCCTGTCTAAGTATCGCAGACCACAACTTCCTCCTGGGTTGTCTGCTCCCAATGCCCCTACTGTGTTACCTTTCCATACCTTCACGTGTCCACTTTCTGCGAAACAGATTCGGCAGATCTCACAGCGTAATGGGCTTCGCATATCCTGTGCAACCCTTCGCTCTCCATGGCTGCCAGCTACGGTGTATCAGCCTCCGGCACCACCAAACCCATATCTCAAAGTTGGATATGTATCGTCGGATTTCAATAATCATCCTCTTGCGCATCTTATGCAGTCTGTATTCGGCTTGCACAACCCGTCAAGAGTGAAGGCCTATTGTTATGCCACTACAGCAAGTGATAAGTCCATCCATCGTCAGCAGATTGAAAGGGAAGCACCGGTGTTTCACGATGCTAGTGGGTGGTCTGTCGACCGGTTAGTGAAGCAGATCGTCGCGGATGGCATCCATATACTCATCAACTTGAACGGCTACACACGTGGTGCACGTAATGAGGTTTTTGCTGCACGGCCTGCCCCGATTCATATGTCATTTATGGGTTTTGCAGGAACCCTGGGTGCTGAGTGGTGTGACTACATCCTTTCCGACAGCATCTCGATTCCCCAAGAGACCCTCGCGCCAGGAGGGCGTAATCTTAGTATCGAGGACCGAGTGCTTGAGGAGAACCATGGAGAGGACCTTGAAGATTGGGTGTATGGTGAAAAGATTGTTTTCACTAGGGCCACGTTCTTCTGTTGCGATCATCGACAAAGCGCACCCGACTCCCAGGATCTACGTCTCGCTTGGGAGCAGGAACGAGAGAAGCGATGGCGTATGCGGAAGGAGCTGTTCCCCAACCTTCGCGATGACGCCATTATCCTGGGTAATTTCAACCAGTTGTATAAG ATCGAGCCCACAACATTCCGTACGTGGCTCCGTATACTGGCACGGATTCCTAATGCCGTACTGTGGCTACTTCGCTTCCCGGACCTTGGTGAACAGAACCTCAAGGAAACAGCCGTTGCTTGGGCTGGAGAGGAAACTGCCTCTCGCATTATATTCACCGATGTTGCGCCCAAGAACACCCACATCTCGCGGGCCAAGATATTGGATCTCTTCCTGGACACTCCCGAATGTAACGCACACACGACCGCGACGGATGTCCTGTGGAGTGGTACACCTCTCCTTACCCTTCCTCGCTACAAATATAAGATGTGCTCTCGTATGGCGAGCAGCATCCTTAGCAGCGCCTTACCCGATTCCGACGATGGTCAAAAAGCTCGCGAAGAGTTGATTGCCACATCTGATGAAGATtatgaagaaaaagccatCCGGTTATGCCTGAGCTTGAAATTCGAGCCTGGCAGTGAGGGCCGAGCAAGAGGCCGGTTGCCTGACCTCCGGAAAATGTTGTTCCaggaaagatggagaagCAAACTGTTTGATACCAAGCGCTGGGTCCACGATCTGGAAGATGCCTACGAGAAAGTTTGGCAACGATGGGTGaatggcgaagaaggagataTACGGTTATGA